Proteins co-encoded in one Perca flavescens isolate YP-PL-M2 chromosome 11, PFLA_1.0, whole genome shotgun sequence genomic window:
- the traf3ip1 gene encoding TRAF3-interacting protein 1 isoform X3 gives MNYANQIIRTTGFMKGLYGENDMKSDNVKDKDSKIAFLQKAIDVVMLVSGEPLVAKPARIVAGHEPEKTNELLQAMAKCCINKMSSDDAVKRVLAGEKVDIKTKASTSRSQDKENREGRERHLDREEKKRITERSGSRDQKDPDQPKEQESRRRDGEKEHQHDRERSDKHHRSEQDHHAKDRDKDKSRERDKDKDKGRVKDRDKEKDRERDQEREKDKERDKGREKTRDRDSRRDRERDKEKRRDKEREKERERHKEGEERKKSGESGNSKARVSEEQPQKPNPEPSKTAKHVPAPAEAVENQSDSPARIPRPSSAKGQRRRPKIGGQDESDSEGDGDALLAQRPAPQENGDIAGSSVPSDMASSNRRISRPSSARPAPPRVKKQESYSDVTPAERLSSAKPSAPVIMDGKILSEDEEDEDEQFLVEVPPPSDSPEMDVGLAQELDSEDKHGGLVKKILETKKDYEFSPSSPKSKEQNVVSEAARKKERDMVTREIDRLRSSIQTVCRSTLPLGKIMDYIQEDMDAMQAELRTWRRENKEHAQALLQEQRATDKAVEPLKLELVELEQLIKDQQDKICAVRSNILKNEEKIQKMVTGINFSART, from the exons AGTGGCGAGCCCCTGGTGGCAAAGCCAGCACGCATTGTGGCCGGCCATGAGCCTGAGAAAACCAATGAGCTGTTACAGGCCATGGCCAAGTGCTGCATCAATAAG ATGTCTAGTGACGATGCAGTGAAGCGAGTGCTTGCAGGAGAAAAGGTGGACATAAAGACCAAAGCCAGCACCTCCAGGTCCCAGGACAAGGAAAATAGGGAGGGACGTGAACGTCATCTGGATAGAGAG GAGAAGAAAAGGATTACAGAGCGCAGCGGGAGCCGGGACCAGAAGGACCCAGACCAGCCCAAAGAGCAGGAGAGCCGACGCAGAGATGGGGAGAAAGAGCACCAGCATGACAGGGAGCGCTCTGACAAGCACCACCGCAGTGAACAGGACCACCATGCCAAAGACCGTGACAAAGACAAGAGCCGGGAGCGAGACAAGGATAAAGACAAAGGACGAGTCAAAGATAGGGACaaagagaaggacagagagagggaccaagaaagggaaaaagacaaagagagagacaaaggcaGAGAAAAGACAAGAGATAGGGATTCTCGCAGAGACCGGGAAAGAGACAAGGAAAAACGAAGAGACAAAGAgcgggagaaagagagagagcgacacAAAGAGGgcgaagagaggaaaaaaagtggaGAGAGTGGCAATAGCAAG GCCAGAGTATCAGAGGAACAACCGCAAAAACCCAACCCTGAGCCGAGCAAAACAGCCAAACATGTGCCAGCA CCTGCAGAAGCAGTTGAGAACCAG TCTGATAGTCCAGCAAGAATACCTCGGCCTTCATCTGCCAAAGGGCAGAGGCGGAGACCAAAAATTGGAGGTCAAG ATGAGTCTGACAGTGAAGGAG ACGGAGATGCTCTTTTAGCCCAGAGACCTGCCCCCCAGGAAAATGGGGACATTGCAGGCTCGTCAGTGCCATCCGACATGGCCTCCAG CAACAGGAGAATATCACGGCCCAGCAGCGCTCGGCCAGCACCTCCCCGAGTCAAGAAACAGGAAAGTTACTCTGATGTGACCCCAGCTGAGAG GCTGTCCAGTGCCAAGCCCTCAGCACCAGTCATCATGGATGGGAAGATTCTGTctgaggatgaggaggatgaagatgagCAATTTCTGGTGGAGGTGCCTCCACCTTCAGATTCTCCTGAGATGGATGTG GGGCTTGCACAAGAACTCGACAGTGAAGACAAACATG GTGGCCTTGTGAAAAAGATCCTTGAGACCAAGAAAGACTATGAATTTTCCCCATCCTCTCCCAAATCTAAAGAACAG AACGTGGTGTCTGAAGCAGCACGCAAGAAAGAGCGGGACATGGTGACCCGGGAGATAGATCGCCTTCGCTCATCCATCCAGACGGTGTGCCGCAGCACCCTGCCTTTGGGTAAGATCATGGACTACATACAGGAGGACATGGACGCCATGCAGGCAGAACTGCGCACCTGGCGGCGGGAGAACAAAGAGCACGCACAGGCCTTGCTGCAGGAGCAGAG aGCGACAGACAAAGCAGTGGAACCTCTTAAGTTAGAACTAGTTGAGTTGGAGCAGCTGATCAAGGACCAGCAGGACAAGATTTGCGCTGTAAGGTCCAACATACTGAAGAATGAAGAGAAGATCCAGAAGATGGTGACTGGAATCAACTTCTCCGCCAGAACTTGA
- the asb1 gene encoding ankyrin repeat and SOCS box protein 1, with the protein MADGPEADVDEPPSINFPPLITVSDLPSATAAGRNLKEWLQEQFCDKPLEQDDMRLHNAAYVGDLDTLRNLLQEDSFRRRINEKSVWCCGCLPCTPLRIAATAGHAACVAYLIAQGAEVDLVDVKGQTALYVAVVNGHLDCVRILLEAGADPNGSRHHRSTPLYHAARVGRLDVLQELIRFNADVDMDHQLGPRLLLSARTLNTLVVCPLYISAAYHHLHCFKLLLQAGAQPDFNYTGPVCQEALTRGLASCLLDAVLRHGCEVAFIRALLDHGANPALVPLDGTELEGPNRRKVDPEALGVLLEAKKFPRRLTHLCRIRIRRAMGKNRLNHIPSLPLPQPIKNFLLHQN; encoded by the exons ATGGCCGACGGTCCAGAGGCGGATGTTGACGAGCCGCCCAGTATCAATTTCCCTCCGCTCATCACTGTCTCCGATCTGCCCAGTGCCACTGCTGCAG GCCGTAACCTAAAGGAATGGCTCCAGGAGCAGTTCTGCGACAAACCTCTGGAGCAGGATGACATGCGGCTGCACAATGCGGCCTACGTCGGAGACCTGGACACCCTGAGGAACCTGCTGCAGGAAGACAGCTTCAGACG GCGCATCAATGAGAAGTCTGTTTGGTGCTGCGGCTGTCTGCCCTGCACCCCTCTGCGGATCGCAGCCACAGCGGGACATGCTGCTTGCGTGGCCTATCTGATCGCCCAGGGAGCCGAGGTGGACCTGGTTGATGTAAAAGGTCAAACAGCCCTCTACGTAGCTGTGGTGAACGGTCACCTGGACTGCGTCCGGATCCTCCTTGAAGCCGGAGCCGATCCCAACGGGAGTCGCCACCACCGCAGCACCCCGCTGTACCACGCCGCCCGGGTGGGAAGGCTGGACGTACTGCAGGAACTCATCAG GTTCAATGCTGATGTAGACATGGACCACCAGCTGGGTCCCCGGCTCCTTTTAAGTGCTCGCACCTTGAACACGCTGGTGGTGTGTCCTCTCTACATCAGCGCCGCCTACCACCACCTGCACTGCTTCAAGCTGCTGCTCCAGGCCGGCGCTCAGCCTGATTTCAACTACACAGGGCCCGTCTGCCAGGAGGCCCTGACCCGCGGCCTGGCCTCCTGCCTGCTGGATGCTGTGCTGCGACACGGATGTGAGGTGGCCTTCATCCGCGCGCTGCTAGACCACGGGGCCAACCCGGCCCTCGTGCCCTTGGACGGGACAGAGCTGGAGGGTCCTAATCGGAGGAAGGTGGATCCGGAGGCGCTCGGGGTCCTCCTGGAGGCGAAGA AATTCCCTCGCAGGCTGACACACCTGTGTCGCATCAGGATCCGCAGGGCGATGGGCAAAAATCGCCTAAACCACATACCCTCGTTACCGCTACCACAACCCATCAAGAACTTCCTGCTTCACCAAAACTGA